CTACTAGCACCTAGAAAGGCACTAATCCACATCCAAAATACAGCGCCTGGCCCTCCAATAAATATAGCAGTCGAGACACCTACAATGTTACCTGTCCCAACACGTCCTGCTAACGACATAGCTATAGCTTGAAAGCTTGTGATACCACTTGGTGACTTTTCCCCTTGGAACATTAAACGTATCATCTCTTTAAAATGTCTCACTTGGAAAAAACGCATTCTCAAACTAAATAAAATCCCTGTTAACAATAATCCGTATACTAATGGTTTACTCCAGACGAGATCATTTAAAAATGTAACGATTTTTTCAATCATCGTATACCCCCTTAATTATTATCGATTAAAAAAATTATACAATGTACATTTACACTTTACAATATATTTTCAGAATTTTCATTAAATAATATGTATTTTTAACTTACTCAATATGTCACTTTATCGAATCATGACTCTTTTGTAGCTTTTCAATTTGAGATATACTATATAAGACTATAAAAAATGAAAATTTTCAGGAGGATCTATATATGTTAAATAAAGTTTGGTTTAGAACCGGCATAGCTTTAATTATGTTGTTCATACTCATCAAACTATTTATGCAAGTGCATGAAGTATTTACACCAGTTGTAACTATCGTCGGTTCTGTTTTTCTTCCTTTTTTAATTAGTGGGTTCTTATTCTACATATGTTTACCATTTCAAACATTATTAGAAAAATGGGGATTCCCAAGATGGGCAAGTATTTTAACTATATTTGTAGTATTAATTGCAATTATCGCTATTGTTGTAGCCTTTATTGCACCTATCATTATTTCAAATATTAATAACTTAATTAAACAAACACCTGCCCTACAAAAAGAAACTGAGCGTTTAATCAATTTCTCACTAACACAAATTGATAAATTACCAAGTGATGTCACACATCGAATAAATAACATGGTTAAATCAATGGGAGATGGCGTCACAGATGTATTATCTAACTCAATTTCATATATTACATCATTAATTTCTACCATTTTCTTATTAATAATGGTACCGTTCTTCCTTATTTACATGTTGAAAGATCATGAAAAATTTATTCCTGCTGTAGCTAAATTTTTCAAAGGTGAACGTAAAGTATTTGTCGTAGATTTATTAAAAGACTTAAACTATACGTTAAAATCTTATATTCAAGGTCAAGTAACAGTTAGTGTTATCTTAGGTATCATCTTGTATATTGGTTATACAATAATCGGCTTACCTTATACACCGTTACTTGTTTTATTCGCTGGTGTTGCTAACTTAATACCATTCTTAGGTCCATGGCTTTCTTTCACGCCAGCAGCTATTTTAGGTATTATCGATGGACCTTCAACGTTCATTTGGGTATGTGTCATTACATTGATTGCTCAACAATTGGAAGGTAATGTCATCACGCCAAATGTAATGGGTAAATCACTTAGCATGCATCCATTAACAATTATTGTGGTTATATTAGCTGCAGGTGATTTAGGTGGTTTCACACTTATTTTAATTGCTGTACCTTTATATGCAGTGTTAAAAACAGTTATTAGCAATATCTTTAAATATCGTCAACGTATTATTGATAAAGCAAATAGCAATGTCAAAGATTAATAAAATTTGTCTTATCAATATTTACAAAGCAAAAAGACCAAGTGATTCTTTCATCAATCACTTGGTCTTTTATTATGTTATAAGTAATATACTTTTGTAGTTAATAACTCAACTATTTAATTGCGTGGAATCCACCATCTACATGAATATTTTCACCTGTCACACCACTTGATAAGTCACTTAATAAGTATGCAGCAGTTTTACCTACTTCTTCTTGATCGACATTACGTCTTAATGGTGAACGTTCTTCAATTTCTTTAAGTATAGTATTGAATCCACCCACACCTTTTGCACTTAGTGTACGAATAGGTCCTGCTGAAATAGCATTCACACGGATATTGTCTTCACCTAAGTCAAGCGCTAAATATTTAACATTAGCTTCTAAACTTGCTTTTGCAACACCCATAACATTATAGTTTTGTACTGCAAATTCGCCACCTAAATAAGTAGTTGCAACTATACTACCACCTTCAGGCATTAATTTTTTAGCTTCATGTGCAACAATGGTTAAAGAATATGAACTAATATCTTGTGCTAATAAGAAACCGTCTCTAGAAGTTTCAGAGAAACGTCCTCTTAAATCTTCCATATTTGCAAATGCGATTGAGTGGTAAACACCGTCGATATTACCTACTTCTTCACCAATTTTTGCAAATCCATTGATAACACCTTCATCACTTTGAACATCAATTTGATATAAACGTGCTTCAGGTTGATTTAATTGATCTAATAATTTTTCTAATTCTTTACGGCTACGTTCTTTACGATATGTAAATACTAATTTTGCACCTAATTGGTCCAATACTTTTGCAACACCAAAACCAATACTACGTTTATTAGCAATTCCCATAATGACGTAAGTTTTATTTTCTAGATTTAACATGCAAATAACTCCTTTAATTTAGATATATAATAGTTGATTTCAAACGTTTCCTTCTTTATTCACTCATCATATTCTAACACTTTTAGTACCAGATAATAAAGCATTTTAGATTTGTCTAACTCCTATCACCCATTTAGACTTTCTTCTTCAATAGCAAAACGCCTGCAAGTATCACTTATACTTACAGACGATTTGTATAATAGCTTAATAATAAAATTCTAATTCTTGTTTTAATTCGTCAACATATTCTTTTGATCCTGTAACAATCAATCTATCTTTGTAGCGTAATTGTGTGTCACCGTGTGGAACGATAGAGTCATTATTACGGACAATTCTCACGAAGATTATATCTCCACCGAATGGGAAGTTTCGTAATTGCATATTTTCATATTGATGATTCAACATTTGAATCTCATACAATGATGTTTCTACATTACTTAATAGGTTAAGCATATTAGGTGTTTCTATTAAACCTTTAAGTAAAATCTTATTACTTAAGTAGTTACTGAAAATTTCAATACCTAATGATTTCATTTCCATATCTTCATTGGTACTTTCTAATCTACAAATAACACGTTCAACACCATGTTCTTTCGCCATTAGGGCCACTTTTCTATTTATTTCATCATCATTTGTCGCACAAACAACAATATCACGATCGAATAGACCTAATCTTTCTAGTATCTCTTGCTCATAATCCGCAATTTCAATCATTGTAATTTCATCGGATAACTTGCGACTATCACTTAAATCTTTACGATAATAAAGTGAAATATCATACAGTTGCGATGTTAAATTCTGAGCAATTGGAATAGTGAGTTGATTTTTACCAATTAAACTCACTTCGATACGACGATTCATTTCATTTGGTACAGGGAATAATTTTTTAAAGATGACTGGTACAAATACACATGTAATGACTGCACTTAATATCAGTAATCCTGATGTCTCCGGCGAAATTGTCTTAAGCTGCTCCGCTATTTTGGCAGCTGCAATCACAAGCGATAATGTTGAAGTTAATAAAAATCCAGAGGCAATCGTTGTTTTTAAATCGAACCAACGTTTGATAATGAATACTGGAATTAACTTAGATACGATAAATGCTAAGATTAATATAGGAATAATAATCAGTAGCGATGGTTCTTTAACAAGTGACGGAATATTTAAATCGACACCAACCATAATGAAGAAAATTGGAATAAAGAATCCATAACCAAATGAATCTAACTTTTCAACCATTTCTTCATCAGGATTTAATAATGATACAACAACACCTGCTAAGAATGCTCCGAGTATGTATTCTGCACCTACGCCTTCAGCCAAAGCTACAAGCAATATAATAAGGGCAAAGACAGCACGAATACCAATTTGGGTTGTACCACCCATTAACTTTTGTAAAAATGACATGCGCTTGAATAATACACCGATAACATAAAATACAATAGTGAATACAACTAATATGCCAGTAAGCCATATAGTACTACCACCATGGCCGTTCACTGCACCATATATAGTTAATAATATCATTGTAACTAAATCGGCTAATACCGCTACTAGAAGGATAAATTGTCCAATCGTAGTTCTCATAATGTTCATTTCTTTTAATGTCGGTACTACAACACCTAAAGAAATCGTTGAAATGATGATAACCATTAATAATACATCATCGATTAAACCGAACCATTTAAATGCAAAGGCTAAAATGATTGATACAATCATAATTAACCCAAAAACTAACATAGCTAGA
The DNA window shown above is from Staphylococcus sp. M0911 and carries:
- a CDS encoding AI-2E family transporter: MLNKVWFRTGIALIMLFILIKLFMQVHEVFTPVVTIVGSVFLPFLISGFLFYICLPFQTLLEKWGFPRWASILTIFVVLIAIIAIVVAFIAPIIISNINNLIKQTPALQKETERLINFSLTQIDKLPSDVTHRINNMVKSMGDGVTDVLSNSISYITSLISTIFLLIMVPFFLIYMLKDHEKFIPAVAKFFKGERKVFVVDLLKDLNYTLKSYIQGQVTVSVILGIILYIGYTIIGLPYTPLLVLFAGVANLIPFLGPWLSFTPAAILGIIDGPSTFIWVCVITLIAQQLEGNVITPNVMGKSLSMHPLTIIVVILAAGDLGGFTLILIAVPLYAVLKTVISNIFKYRQRIIDKANSNVKD
- the fabI gene encoding enoyl-ACP reductase FabI — its product is MLNLENKTYVIMGIANKRSIGFGVAKVLDQLGAKLVFTYRKERSRKELEKLLDQLNQPEARLYQIDVQSDEGVINGFAKIGEEVGNIDGVYHSIAFANMEDLRGRFSETSRDGFLLAQDISSYSLTIVAHEAKKLMPEGGSIVATTYLGGEFAVQNYNVMGVAKASLEANVKYLALDLGEDNIRVNAISAGPIRTLSAKGVGGFNTILKEIEERSPLRRNVDQEEVGKTAAYLLSDLSSGVTGENIHVDGGFHAIK
- a CDS encoding monovalent cation:proton antiporter family protein; this translates as MEFLSLVIVVVAAFLTPIIVNRLNINFLPVVVAEILMGIIIGNSFLNLVTKDSMLNILSTLGFIFLMFLSGLEIDFNAFKKDARPRQGESKEEKKVPGHLNLAMLVFGLIMIVSIILAFAFKWFGLIDDVLLMVIIISTISLGVVVPTLKEMNIMRTTIGQFILLVAVLADLVTMILLTIYGAVNGHGGSTIWLTGILVVFTIVFYVIGVLFKRMSFLQKLMGGTTQIGIRAVFALIILLVALAEGVGAEYILGAFLAGVVVSLLNPDEEMVEKLDSFGYGFFIPIFFIMVGVDLNIPSLVKEPSLLIIIPILILAFIVSKLIPVFIIKRWFDLKTTIASGFLLTSTLSLVIAAAKIAEQLKTISPETSGLLILSAVITCVFVPVIFKKLFPVPNEMNRRIEVSLIGKNQLTIPIAQNLTSQLYDISLYYRKDLSDSRKLSDEITMIEIADYEQEILERLGLFDRDIVVCATNDDEINRKVALMAKEHGVERVICRLESTNEDMEMKSLGIEIFSNYLSNKILLKGLIETPNMLNLLSNVETSLYEIQMLNHQYENMQLRNFPFGGDIIFVRIVRNNDSIVPHGDTQLRYKDRLIVTGSKEYVDELKQELEFYY